One Candidatus Regiella endosymbiont of Tuberolachnus salignus genomic window, GGCAGCGGCTAATTCTTCTGGCGTGTAGGCTAAGGTATCCGCATGAAAGCGTAATATCTCGGCATGAAAGGCGGTGCCGTCGACTTCGAACAAACGAATACGATTGCCCGGCGACAGGCGTTGCAGGTCGGTGTTAATGGACATGTTTTTACTCGTGATTAAGGCTGAAAGGCTTGTTCAAAGGTAAAGCTGATAGACAGGGTGTTGCCGCCTAAGGGGATCATCTTGATAGAATCCGCTATCACACGGTAAAGACCCAAAACGCCATAGGGCGGAGTCCATAAGCACGCTTTTATCGTATGCTGGCGAATAAAAGTCAGTAACGGCAGCATATCGGGTTCTGTGCCTTGAAAGGTCAGCGGCCAGGATTGGCGTTCCGGGTTGATGCCATCGCCAGCCACCTGTTGATAGCCGTCGCCAAATTGCGCCACCCTGATGCGATGTAAAAAGTTCCCCTCCGGGGTACCTTGCGTACGCCAAGTGAAGGTGTTGATTGTCATGATGTGTACCGGATAAAAAAGAGTCGGTTTGATAATTATCGGATCGGCTTCATGAGAGTACACCAAAGAAAAAGTGGAGTTCATTTTTAAAAAATCAAATAACGGTTAATGGCATCATGACTTATCCCTATGACCTGCTGGGGATCATTAACCTCTTAAAGGCAACGATCAAAATATAAGATTAAATTCAAACTTCTACAATATTGGCACTAATTCCATCTCGTCGCTTTTCTTCTGGTAGTTTACGGAACCTATAATATTAATTCTTGAAAATGCTGCATTAGTTTTTTTCTAAAAGCCTCTAATTCTTCATCAGATAAAAGATTTATCATTGTTTGCAGCAACTCATGTGGCGGAAAAGACAATTTTGTTTCACTTTTTTCATCATTATTCACCTCTGTTACCATTTTAGTTATCATTTCATTCATCCCTATTTTTCCGTAGGATAATAGAACCCCTCTCTGTGCTGCTTTTTCAAACTGAACTTGTAGTAAATTACTGACCTGAGGATTACTATCCTTAGTTGCTTGCAACACCACTTCTTTTATTCTTTTATTATTTAGAAGAGTAGCCAGTTTATTTAGATTTCGTTCAGTCATGAAATCAAATAAGGATACCGTAGTACCAAGAATTTTCTGAATTAAGTTTGGATCTTGATTCCATATATCAGGTAATGGAACACCATTGCTAAGCAGAAGACCTAGAATCTTTAATATTCCTTCTTTTTTAAGAATATTTTTTTCAGCCATGAAATTTAATAAGAATGCTGTAGTATCAGGAATTTTCTGAATTAATTTTTGATCGTTATTCCGTATATCAGTTAATGGCTCATCATTGCTAAGTAGAGGAGCCGGGTTATTTAATATTATTTCTTCTTTAATTAGAACTTGTAGAGATTTTTTAGCACTTTTTGATAATCTCTTACCATTTCTAAGCAGAAAATCCAGAGTATTTAATATCTTTTCTCTATAATGATTTTGTATTTGTAGATAATCCTTGAAAAAAGCAGGCTCACTGAGATATTTTTCAGAAAAATCGTGTAAAAATGTTTTTAGATCTGCACCGTTGGCAACCACTTTGACAAGCAGAGTTTGTATTTTTTCTAAAACAATAGGGCTTCTATCCTTAAAATTTGAGATATACTCGTCACAAGCAAACTGTAAAAAAGTCTCTCCAAAAAATGGATTCTTTGGATACGGATTTGCACCCATTTTAACTAGTTCCCATATTACTTCTCTTGAAGTTCCGGTGCTGATAGCTAGGGACAAAATCCTCTGTGTACCAATGGATAGATCTGGATCTGCGCCCATTTCAAGGAGTACCCGTATTACTGCTTCTGAAACTTCGCACTGGAGAGCAAAGAACAAAGCTATTTCTCCATTACAAGTTTGATTTATATCTGCACCATTTATAATGAGTAGTCGTATTATTTCCGGTGAAGCTTGGCACTGGAGAGCAAAAAACAAAACTGTTTCTCCATTATAAGTTTGATTTATATCTGCACCACTTATAATAAGTAGTCGTATTATTTCTAGTGAAACTTTATGCTCGAGAGCAGAGAACAAAGCTATTTCTCCATTATGAGATATCTTTGGATCTGCACGCATTTTAAGGAATGCCCGTACTGTTGCTTCTGGAGCGTTGCTCTCAATAGCAAAGATTAGAGCTAGGACTCCCTTGTGAGGTTGATTTGGATCTGCACCTGATTTAACGAGTTCCAGTAGATCGTTTAATCTCGTGCGAGGATCAGGTGTATACGGGATAGCTTGGGAAGTATTCGTCACAGATACCACTTTATGAGAGAAGTCAGTGTTTCCATATGAATTTTCATATCTTACCGGGTCTACATTGTTTACTGTGTTCACACTGTTACTACCGATTGGCATGAGAATATCCTATTTGTTAATAATTATTTTTTTAATTATAATATAAAAAATAATTATCAATCCATTAAAATGCACCGTTTTATTAGGCATTTCTAGTGCTGACATTTTTTATCCTCTGATTAACATGATGAGGTGAACAAAACTGTTCGTATTTTTTCATTGCCTCTGTTTTTGATCACCCCTGCACTGCCAGCCATAAGGGTGTGCCGGGCTTACTGAGTTGTTCACTGAGGGTGGTGGTGATGGCCATCTTGATTTGTTTTCGTAGTGCTGCACTCTCCTGGGTGCTGACGGTGCCCTGTGGTTGTCCTGCGCCTTGATTCAGAATGTTGATATCGCCAATATTGATTTCTAACCTGGTACCTTTTCCTTGCATCCCCAACAGGGGAGCCTTTGCCGATGTTGTTCGCTGATGATTAACCAAGCCCCCTTGTGCATACCCGCGCATCAAGGCATAAAGATTATCAACCCCGATGCGCTCGGTGGCGGCTTTGGTCATGACAAATTCCCCTTTGTGAACGATACCGGCGGGGTGGTATTTATCTCCTTCACCGGTGTAGCCCCCACTCGCATGACTGGGCAGGTAACCTTGCCAGCCGGTGTTGATGCCCATTGCCCCGCTGCTGGCGGCCTTCGCCGGAATCGCGCTAAAAGACCCCCCTATCCAGCCCATGGCGGCTTGTATCGCTTGAGCAATCAGTAGGCGATTAATAATATCGACGATACTTGTTAAAAAGGCAGTGGCAAAGCTTTTCAGATTCACTTTACCGGTGGTGGTTAATTCCGTCATCATCGATGACAAGTTACCCATAGTGTGACTGGCCAGTTTTTGCGTCGCGGCGAAGACATGATGGGCAGTTTCACCGTACTCGATGATACCTTGCTGCATGCCGGCAAGCCAATGGCCTTGTTGCTGGTCTTCTTGCGCCCATCCGGCCTGTAAGGCGTGTTTCGCGCGCTGATAAGACGCGGTGATTTTTTCCCATTGCTCAGTATCAGTCACCCCTTCTTTTTGTTTCAGGTAGTGGTTATCCAGCTGAAAGGTTTGGTTAACCCGCTGCGCCTGTTGCGGTGTTAGGCCAAATTTGGCTTGCTGCTGAGCCTGACGACGAGCAAGCGACTGGCCGTAGTCTTCCATCTGTTTGAGGGCAGTGAGCCCTTTTTGCCGTTGGCTATTTTCACGGGATAGCTGGGCTTCCAGTTGCAGGCTGGCACTGATTTCTTTAGCATGTATCAGCAAAGATTTTTGATTAGCGGTTAATTGCGATTTGTTTTTTAAATCCGCTATCTGTTGCGTGAATCTCACCTGCTGTTTTTCTTGCTCGCTCATGGCCATGGTGAGGGTAGCCTGTTGACGTAACATTGCCAGCCGTTGACGGCTTTGCAGTAAGGCGCGGGTGGCGGCATTATCACGGTTCACAACGGGTTTTTTATTTTTTGGCAGCGCTTTATCCGCGTATCGGGCGGCGATTTCTGCTCGAATGCGCCGCTGCTCCTGGAGACTGAATCGCGCGGCAATTTCATCAAATTTTTTCAGTTCTCGGCTACGCCGCTGGGCGTTGCTCGCATACTGTTCACGCCAGGAATCGCGTCGTCGCAATGCCCTTTTTTCGCTTTCTTCCGCCTGATTATGGGCTGTTTGGCGAGCGACAGCGAGGTCTTGTTGAAATTGCTTTTCTGTTAGCAGTGCTTTTTGCCGTTCTAGCCCCTGAATTATCGTGCGATTAAAGTACCCTTTTTTAAGGTCAGTTAACTGCGCATCAATTAATGCAATTTTATCGCCGAGTCCCTTGTCTCTGCCTATATCCAGCATGGTATCCCACGCATTTTTTGCCATGCTCTTTAAACCGTGCCACGCTTTTTCCATTGTCCCCAGATTGGTGACAATATCATCAGCGCGGGTTTTTAGAGCCTGGGCATAGGCCTCCATTGCCAAGCGTGCTGCCCCCAGCGTATTGCCCGACTGTTCCAGCGCGGCTATCTGTTGATACTCGGAGGCGGTCAAAAAATGTAATTGCTTGTCTAAAGCCGTCGCGGCAGTCAGGGGCTCCTGCTGTAAACGTTTGAAATGTTGCACCGTTTCATCAATGGATTGCCCGGTAGCGGCCGCCATTTTTGCCGCAGCAACACTGATTTGTGCAATTTGTGTACGGTCAAAAGCACCGCTGCCGACCACCTGTGCCATGACAGCGGATAAGGCGGATTGCGTTAACCCATCACCTGATAACCTTTTCGCTAAAATTTGTAATTGAGCTGCGGTTTTGCCAGCATATTGGCCGGTTAAGATAAGCTGTTTGTGAAAAGTACGACTTTCTTGCGCTCCCCGGTAATAGGCCATGCCTATCCCTGCCAGCGCGGTCGCGACCCCGCCGAGCAGCAGTTTGGTGGGGGTGAGCAAACGCCCCATCGCCTTTAATGCATTGCCGATGCCACCAAAACTGTCTCTAATCTGCCCGCCTTGCTGAATAGCAATCATATACAGTGGCATCCCCCCTACCATCGAGGTGGCAATATCAGTAAATTGCATCGGCAATTGACGCAGCGCCTGACGGTATTGCCCCGCGGAGAGCGTGCCTTTTTTCCACGCTATTTCTTGTGCTTTCAGCGTGGCGATAAAGGGTGCGGCCTGCTGTGTCACCCCGAGCTGAGCGGCTTTATACGCCAACCTATCCGCGGTGGTTTTGCCCTGACATTCACTTTGTTCACGCAATGTGGCAATAAAGGCTATTTTCGCTTGAGTGGCGCGTTTGTCTGCCTGGGCTTGTGCCCTCGCCGCTTGCCCTTCCGCGGTTCTTGCTTGTGCCGCTTTCGCCAGTGTCTCCCGTGCTTGATGAATTGCCTGTGCGGCGTGGTCAAAGGTATCGCGGTCAATCAGAGGCGAGTTTTTATACCGCCTAAGCTGCGCTTCCATCGCATCAAGTTTGCTAAAAGCCGCGGTGACAGGATGGATTTTACTCAGTAAATGATGCAGTTCATCACGCTGTTGTTGTAAGCACCGTGTCGCTTGATGCGTTTGCTGGCTGACATGATTCAACGTAGTGGCAGTCGGTTTAAACGCTGCATTGACCGCTTCTGCCTTGCTGGCGGTACACGCAGCGGTTTTGCCCACGTTTTCCAGGGCGTGGATACCTTTTTCTAGGCCAGAGGTATCAACACGGAGTGAAATAGTCGCAATATTCGTCATGTTGAACTCCGCTGATGCATCAGTGACAAGGCAATGCGCTCCATGTGTCTAATATCGTCAAAAACGGTGGCAATGTTTTCTACCCCTAACAGCGCCATCACCTGCGGCAAGCAGCCGTAATCCAGCCCGGTGAGACCCATCATCCCGGTGCGCCATTGGGTTGACATCGCTTGCATTACCCTGAACGCAGGCCAAATATCTGGCCAAACCTCGAGGGAGGTGGGGGAAAAGTCCTCTGGACGCAAGCCCGCACAGGCTAATGCTTCTGCACTGGGCGCAGGGGTGTAGAGCGCGGTTGCCACCGCCCTCAGTTTTTTTCGCGCTGTCCCAGGAGCTCGCGGTAAAAGGTGGTGATGATGGCTTCCAGCGCTTGCGGGTAATTATTCGCCAAGCGGGTCAAATTGTCGCGGGTGAAGTCATCGGGGAGCGCCCAGGCGTCGGTAATGCTCTCGACAAAATCGAGTCCGGTTTGGTTTTTGCGTTTTTCCATCGCCGCTACCTCATTAAGGGGGAGGTGCTTGAAGGTAAAGGTGAGGATGCCCGCGTCCAATCCGGCACGCGGAATAGCGACATCGGCCTTAAAGCGAGGCTGGGGCTGTAAGGTAAATTCAATCGACATAGGGGGTTCCTTAGGTGATTTCTTTATAAAAGGTCATGGCGGGGCTCTGCATATTCAGCACCAATGAGACGGTTTCCACCGCATTGGCTTCCGTCGTCGGTACCTCGTTAAAAGCCAGCGTTGCTGACCAGTAACGCTTTTCCTTGGCCAGTGGCACCGACATGGCCATTGCCACTGTCTCTTGATGCTGATCGGCAGCACGTAACAACGGATACACCGCTAACGAAGCATCGTGCCCCAAGGTATAGGTCAGTGTGCGCGGGGCTTTCACGGTGTTGATATGGCGTTGCACGGTATCGGATAAGAATTGCAGGCTGACAGTTTGTTGCTCACCGCCGGTACTGGACACCTCTTTGATTTGCGGGATTTCTGTCCAGGTTTTTATTTTGCGCAGCTGGCCAATGCCACCCCCGGCTGGAAATTGATCGGTCTGGCGGGTATCAATCGCTTCCAGTGTGATACTGGTCACGGTGGCGGCAGAGACACGCGCCACCCGTTCATTGAGCCCCGTCCAGTCCGATGCGAGATGAACGATGTCATCTTTTTTAATGTTGTTGTTGCCCACCACCGTGAGCACCGCAGGAGCAGCATTGCTGATAGCGGTAAACGGCAGCGCGGTTTCATACGCTGATGCCAGGTAAACCTGGGCACCATTAGGTAAAGCAAAGCCCATAAGGCGTCTCCGAATGTTGAGATAAGTAAGAGGGTGTTTAGCGATAAGTCGATCAAGATAAAGCCGTTAGGCGATCTTTTTTATTCGATAAGGGTGTGTAGTTTGGCGAGTGCATCTTCAATTACGATCTGATCGACTTTTTCAATGAATTCTCCGCATCTGGCAGTGATATCAACCATTCTGCATTGATTTAACAACACCACGCCTTGCGTTTTAGCGCCTGTCCCCAAGAGCGTGACAGTGAAGCCCTGATACCTTGAGAACGCCCCGCCTTGTGTGATCGGGGCAATCAAAACCATACCAAGATCATTGAAGCTTTTAGGCGAGAGTACCAATACCGGTCGTCTTTCGCCTTGTTGTTCCCTTCCTCGAGTCGGGTTAAGTGTTAACAAGACAATATCACCGCGCGAAAATCCTTTTCTACGTGTCACCATAATTCTTCCCCTACAGAGGAGTGATTGGTGCCCCATACGCTTTCTTCCGTCTCAAGTGGGGCGTTGGCATCACATTTTTGAATTAGTTCGGCCAATGTGTAGCGTTTAGGTTTAGGCGTCAGAACCAACGCGCCGTCTTTAATTTCTACATCCAGCTCTTGCCCCACAGAAGCCCCCATTTTTTTCAGAAAAGGTGCTGGTATGACGATACCCTGGCTATTGCCCCATTTTTTGATCGCGACTGTCATAAAACCTCCGAACGTTGATGTTTATACAGCGTATAATAGTGACAGAAGAAGTCAATAATTATATTTAGTCTATACATTATAGGTGAAGTATCTTCAGACAAATGTAAAGCACGCTCATCATTTACCATGGGATAGTTGCCGATCAGATCACATGCGCCCGATAGCGCATACTGAGAGGCAAACTGTAGGTGGTGCAGTGGGTGATGCCGGCAAACAGCGTGGGCACGCTGACGATAGTGCAACTGATAATGCTATCGCTTATCAAACACGCTGATGATATCGTCAGCAAGCGTTTGGATAGGCGATTGACCGCTGCCTGTCGGGGCACAGAGTGTGATTTGATAAATGCCCTGATAAATCCGTGATACTTGCGCCAAATCCAAGCATTCGGTAGTGGCGGGCAAGAGATGCGATTGCAGGTACAGGCTGCCAGTGTCGCTAAAATGCACGTTTTGACTGGCAATCGGGATCCCTTTTTTACTCGCTAAGGTGCCCAGATGCTGCTCTAATAGCCTCGTGATACGTCCTGTCATCATTTTTTCACCGTTTTCGCCGCTTGGTTAAAAAATTGCTGAAATTCAGCGGCGGTGATCCGGATCATGCCGTTAGGTGCTTGTTTCGAGTGACCGAATTCCAGCCGAGTGGCATAGGGCACGGTATTACTGAAATAAATAGCGCGCGTTCCCCGCGTAAACTGCGTTAATTGCTGATTTCCATCAGTCAAGGTGAGCTGGCCACTGGGGTCAATGCGCCCGGTTTCCCCTTCTGCCGGCATATCAAAAGTCACCTGCCAGTTGCCACGAAATCGCCCCCCGGTGTAGCCCGGCGGCGCTTTCCCTTGCCAGGTATCCGCATTCCCTACCGGCGACATCATCACCAAGCGGTTGAGTATTTTTATCCCCAGCAGCTGAGGTAACTGTTGATGTGCCTGTTTGCCCTGATCGATAAAGGCCGTAATGGAGGCCATAAACCCTTTGTTATCATCCATCTTAACCCCTCAACTGCAATTGATAGCACAGCAGCAGCGCCGCGGGTTTCACTGGATTGACCTGTATCACCCGATGCGCTTTGTCATCGATAATAAGGCGATCACCCTGACAAATTGCCGTCTCTGCTGTCGCCATCATTTTACTGTCACCCTGTTGGATCAGCGTACCATCCACCTCACCGCGGGTATAACAGGAAATAATGCCGGTTACGGTGGCGATCTGCTCGGGCAGTTGCACTTCAATGCCGCTGATCAGCTTGATATTTTGACGGATTAACCGATAGGATATGCCATTTTCACGCAGTAAACGATCAGCAGTACGGCGTAAACCTGCATAATGGATCGCCATTTCACCTCCTGACGAGCGGTATTTGGCTGCTGCTGACAAGCAAGCCGCGCAGTAATCCCTTTAACCCACTGAAATGGGGCGATAAGGCAGGCGAGCCTGCCGCATAGGTCACGCTGACGGCGCCAGCAATACTTTCCTGAACCACGTCCTTGCCCCCGGCAAAAGCAGGCGTTAAATCCATCTGTTGTGCTGCCAAAGCAAGACGGCATTGTGCCTGAATAAGTTGTGATGGAAGGCTATTTTGGGGTAATAAATCGCCCTCGACAATAACCCCTGAACGCGGCCAGGCCAAGGGTTGAGAAGCGATGGTACGTTTGCCTTGCCAGTGCAATCCGGCCAGATAATCCATCGCTTTTATCAACAAGGCTTCACAAGCAATATCTTCCGTGGGGAGTGGCTCACCCCGTTTACTCGCCAGCTGGCGTAAATCGGCGACACTGGCATAACTTTCCCGCTCGGGTGAATGGATATCAGTGATAAGCATGTTATTTTCCCTGCTCACTGTGTTGCCACCCTTCCTCCTGCCAGCGGGTCACTTCATTAGCATGGACATGAGCAGTGATCGGCTCATCAGAATCGAACCGCGGCGGTCGTACCATTACAATCAGTGTCGAGGGTGGTTTGGTTACTGCTGTTTCTTTTTTGCTTTTCGTCACGGGCTTTCCTTCTATTAGCCTAAAATCAAGGCGCTGTGCTCCGGTTTCACTGCCGCCATCCCCCAGGCCAGCCCCACTTCATAGCGGATCTGACGATACTGGCGGTAGAGCGCCACTTGGAAAGTGATACCAGAGACCGGATCAGTGACATTCATCACATCATCGGCGGTATCTCCCCCGTCGGGCATGGCGGGGGTTCGCGAAGCGAGCAAGAAGGCATGACGATCAAAAGCCATATTCGCTGTGTAGTTACCCACCAGTGTGATAGCAGTGTTATCGGCAAAGTCTTGCAACAAGCCCGGTGCCGACAGGGTGATAACGGAGGCGCTGGCAGTTGCTACTACATACTGATGCGTATCACCGGCAAAGGTAACAATATCTCCGCGATTCACCGTGCCGCTGCCAGTATCCACCGCAATCAGCTGCGCACCCACCTGATACCCACCTGACTTGTTGACCAAAAAACCGCTGCCTGTCCCTGCGGTTACCCGTTTGATGCCAGCGGAATTATGCAAGTTAAAGCCTTCGATCCGCCCAATGGTACCTTCACGCAGCAAGCTTTCACTGCCAGCTTCATTGACTTTAAATAACACCGATTGTTTGCCGCGAATAGCTGATATCGCCGCGGAGCCCAACACCATTTGCAGATCGGTCGTTGGCGCCCCATTATCTTCCAGCACCCGACGCGCATCAGCAAAATCGGCCAGGTCTTCTTTGACGCCAAAGGGCGTGCTGCCGGCTTTCCCGACAGCTCGCGCCGAGCCGTAATACAGTGCCCCTATATCCTGCTCGACTTCATTGGCCAAGGCACGAAAAGCTTGTTTAAATTGGTCAGCCAGCAGCAGGTTATAGCTGCCTGCCGACCCCATGGCCATTTGTTCTTCGCCGTTCCATTGCACCGGTGCCATTTTGGATTTGCTGATTTTAACTTCCACGGTGCTGATCGTTTGTTCCGCACTGCCCGCTGCGGTAGGACCGGGGACGATATCCATCGTTTTGGCAATCGGCGCCACTGGAGCGGTGACATTTTGATCGAGGGCGGCGGCTTCTGCTTTGCTGTTGCGGGCGACGGCGGGAATAAAACCGACCTGCTCACGGGACACGCTGTCTAATGCGGTATAAATCGTGGGGATCAACCCCGTTAAGGTGTTTGCCATGCGGTGACTCCAAGGTTAAATGAGATACAATTAATCGACGATGGACATACCGTCTTTGAGGGCGGCCTGTTTACTGCCACTGTCCAAGGCATCAAAGGCGCTGCGTTTGAGGGTTTTTTGTCCTAATGGAGGTTGTGTTTGTTGTGACCCGCCGCCACTGTGGCCGGACGCTTTCAGAATGTGGTCTTTGTGCGGATACTGTTCGATAAGGTATTCCAAGGCTTCATCAAACTCCGCCATTTCGCCAGGCCGGCGGCGGGAGAAGACTTTGTTGCCTGCGGCATCCGTCGCGACCACTTTACCCGCCTCGATGTTGAATGCTTGACCGAATCGCGCCTGCACCAAATCCGCCGGAATGGCCAGGTTATCCTTGATAAACGTCGAACTGTTGAAACGGCTACCTATCATCTCTTGATATAACTGCGCTTCCAGGGTGTTATTTTTGCTGCTGGCCTCATCAAGCTGGCTCTGAAAGGCTTGGGTGATTTGCGCTTCGACTTCATTGGCCAAGGCACGAAAAGCTTGTTTAAATTGGTCAGCCAGCAGCAGGTTATAGCTGCCTGCCGACCCCATGGCCATTTGTTCTTCGCCGTTCCATTGCACCGGTGCCATTTTGGATTTGCTGATTTTAACTTCCACGGTGCTGATCGTTTGTTCCGCACTGCCGGCCGCGGTAGGACCGGGGACGATATCTACCGTTTTGGCAATCGGCGCCACTGGGGCGGTGACATTTTGATCGAGCGCGGCGGCTTCTGCTTTGCTGTTGCGGGCGACAGCGGGAATAAAACCGACTTGTTCACGGGACACGCTGTCTAATGCGGTATAAATCGTGGGGATCAACCCCGTTAAGGTGTTTGCCATGCGGTGACTCCAAGGTTAAATGAGGTACAATTAATCGACGATGGACATACCGTCTTTGAGGGCGGCCTGTTTACTGCCACTGTCCAAGGCATCAAAGGCGCTGCGTTTGAGGGTTTTTTGTCCTAATGGAGGTTGTGTTTGTTGTGACCCGCCGCCACTGTGGCCGGACGCTTTCAGAATGTGGTCTTTGTGCGGATACTGTTCGATAAGGTATTCCAAGGCTTCATCAAACTCCGCCATTTCGCCAGGCCGGCGGCGGGAGAAGACTTTGTTGCCTGCGGCATCCGTCGCGACCACTTTACCCGCCTCGATGTTGAATGCTTGACCGAATCGCGCCTGCACCAAATCCGCCGGAATGGCCAGGTTATCCTTGATAAACGTCGAACTGTTGAAACGGCTGCCTATCATCTCTTGATATAACTGCGCTTCCAGGGTGTTATTTTTGCTGCTGGCCTCATCAAGCTGGCTCTGAAAGGCTTGGGTGATTTGCGCTTTCACCTGATCGACTGCCCCGGTGTCAGCGCTAATGATAAAAGACCGTAAATTGCTAATTTAATTTGTCCACTCAAGCCAGAATGCAGTTTCCTTTGTGGTGACAAAGCCATGAGGGAAATAAGCATGCTAAGAAGAGAGGACCACTACATGATAAAACAACGCCATCAACAGGGGGCATTTATTGTTGATATTGCCCATCAGATAGGGTGTTCAGAAAAGACGGTGAGACGGCACATTAGCTATCCTGCGCCGCCAACAGCAAAATGCGGTAAAAAACAGGTTGCTAAACTCGAGCCCTTTAAAGACTACATCGATTCAAGGTTGAGTGAACAGGTTTGGAATGCGGCGGTTATTTTTGAGGAAATCCGTGAAAAA contains:
- a CDS encoding phage tail protein, whose protein sequence is MTINTFTWRTQGTPEGNFLHRIRVAQFGDGYQQVAGDGINPERQSWPLTFQGTEPDMLPLLTFIRQHTIKACLWTPPYGVLGLYRVIADSIKMIPLGGNTLSISFTFEQAFQP
- a CDS encoding DUF1799 domain-containing protein, producing the protein MATALYTPAPSAEALACAGLRPEDFSPTSLEVWPDIWPAFRVMQAMSTQWRTGMMGLTGLDYGCLPQVMALLGVENIATVFDDIRHMERIALSLMHQRSST
- a CDS encoding phage tail assembly chaperone; amino-acid sequence: MSIEFTLQPQPRFKADVAIPRAGLDAGILTFTFKHLPLNEVAAMEKRKNQTGLDFVESITDAWALPDDFTRDNLTRLANNYPQALEAIITTFYRELLGQREKN
- a CDS encoding phage tail protein; translated protein: MGFALPNGAQVYLASAYETALPFTAISNAAPAVLTVVGNNNIKKDDIVHLASDWTGLNERVARVSAATVTSITLEAIDTRQTDQFPAGGGIGQLRKIKTWTEIPQIKEVSSTGGEQQTVSLQFLSDTVQRHINTVKAPRTLTYTLGHDASLAVYPLLRAADQHQETVAMAMSVPLAKEKRYWSATLAFNEVPTTEANAVETVSLVLNMQSPAMTFYKEIT
- a CDS encoding type II toxin-antitoxin system ChpB family toxin, translated to MVTRRKGFSRGDIVLLTLNPTRGREQQGERRPVLVLSPKSFNDLGMVLIAPITQGGAFSRYQGFTVTLLGTGAKTQGVVLLNQCRMVDITARCGEFIEKVDQIVIEDALAKLHTLIE
- a CDS encoding phage tail tape measure protein, which translates into the protein MTNIATISLRVDTSGLEKGIHALENVGKTAACTASKAEAVNAAFKPTATTLNHVSQQTHQATRCLQQQRDELHHLLSKIHPVTAAFSKLDAMEAQLRRYKNSPLIDRDTFDHAAQAIHQARETLAKAAQARTAEGQAARAQAQADKRATQAKIAFIATLREQSECQGKTTADRLAYKAAQLGVTQQAAPFIATLKAQEIAWKKGTLSAGQYRQALRQLPMQFTDIATSMVGGMPLYMIAIQQGGQIRDSFGGIGNALKAMGRLLTPTKLLLGGVATALAGIGMAYYRGAQESRTFHKQLILTGQYAGKTAAQLQILAKRLSGDGLTQSALSAVMAQVVGSGAFDRTQIAQISVAAAKMAAATGQSIDETVQHFKRLQQEPLTAATALDKQLHFLTASEYQQIAALEQSGNTLGAARLAMEAYAQALKTRADDIVTNLGTMEKAWHGLKSMAKNAWDTMLDIGRDKGLGDKIALIDAQLTDLKKGYFNRTIIQGLERQKALLTEKQFQQDLAVARQTAHNQAEESEKRALRRRDSWREQYASNAQRRSRELKKFDEIAARFSLQEQRRIRAEIAARYADKALPKNKKPVVNRDNAATRALLQSRQRLAMLRQQATLTMAMSEQEKQQVRFTQQIADLKNKSQLTANQKSLLIHAKEISASLQLEAQLSRENSQRQKGLTALKQMEDYGQSLARRQAQQQAKFGLTPQQAQRVNQTFQLDNHYLKQKEGVTDTEQWEKITASYQRAKHALQAGWAQEDQQQGHWLAGMQQGIIEYGETAHHVFAATQKLASHTMGNLSSMMTELTTTGKVNLKSFATAFLTSIVDIINRLLIAQAIQAAMGWIGGSFSAIPAKAASSGAMGINTGWQGYLPSHASGGYTGEGDKYHPAGIVHKGEFVMTKAATERIGVDNLYALMRGYAQGGLVNHQRTTSAKAPLLGMQGKGTRLEINIGDINILNQGAGQPQGTVSTQESAALRKQIKMAITTTLSEQLSKPGTPLWLAVQG
- a CDS encoding ankyrin repeat domain-containing protein; protein product: MPIGSNSVNTVNNVDPVRYENSYGNTDFSHKVVSVTNTSQAIPYTPDPRTRLNDLLELVKSGADPNQPHKGVLALIFAIESNAPEATVRAFLKMRADPKISHNGEIALFSALEHKVSLEIIRLLIISGADINQTYNGETVLFFALQCQASPEIIRLLIINGADINQTCNGEIALFFALQCEVSEAVIRVLLEMGADPDLSIGTQRILSLAISTGTSREVIWELVKMGANPYPKNPFFGETFLQFACDEYISNFKDRSPIVLEKIQTLLVKVVANGADLKTFLHDFSEKYLSEPAFFKDYLQIQNHYREKILNTLDFLLRNGKRLSKSAKKSLQVLIKEEIILNNPAPLLSNDEPLTDIRNNDQKLIQKIPDTTAFLLNFMAEKNILKKEGILKILGLLLSNGVPLPDIWNQDPNLIQKILGTTVSLFDFMTERNLNKLATLLNNKRIKEVVLQATKDSNPQVSNLLQVQFEKAAQRGVLLSYGKIGMNEMITKMVTEVNNDEKSETKLSFPPHELLQTMINLLSDEELEAFRKKLMQHFQELIL
- a CDS encoding AbrB/MazE/SpoVT family DNA-binding domain-containing protein gives rise to the protein MTVAIKKWGNSQGIVIPAPFLKKMGASVGQELDVEIKDGALVLTPKPKRYTLAELIQKCDANAPLETEESVWGTNHSSVGEELW
- a CDS encoding DnaT-like ssDNA-binding protein, whose translation is MLITDIHSPERESYASVADLRQLASKRGEPLPTEDIACEALLIKAMDYLAGLHWQGKRTIASQPLAWPRSGVIVEGDLLPQNSLPSQLIQAQCRLALAAQQMDLTPAFAGGKDVVQESIAGAVSVTYAAGSPALSPHFSGLKGLLRGLLVSSSQIPLVRR
- a CDS encoding phage tail terminator-like protein, which produces MMTGRITRLLEQHLGTLASKKGIPIASQNVHFSDTGSLYLQSHLLPATTECLDLAQVSRIYQGIYQITLCAPTGSGQSPIQTLADDIISVFDKR